From Streptomyces chrestomyceticus JCM 4735, one genomic window encodes:
- a CDS encoding DNA polymerase beta superfamily protein — MCDAAPDGAVLRAAGLPDLDLGAVTDGEGDPLVFATVSGAHLYGFPSRDSDVDLRGAHLLPTAALVGLRAPDETRSWTADRDGVEVDLVTHDLRKFARLMLRRNGYVLEQLLSPLVVRTSAVHEELVALAPAVLTRHHAHHYRGFATTQWRLFEKTGELKPLLYTLRVLLTGIHLMDGGEVQAHLPTLLGLVAAPSYVPELIEAKAEAEHGPVAELVDVARLREDVAALHARLDAAQAASALPDAPGGHDALHDLVVRARLGAAQR, encoded by the coding sequence ATGTGTGACGCCGCGCCGGACGGCGCTGTGCTGCGGGCGGCCGGGCTGCCGGACCTCGACCTGGGGGCGGTGACGGACGGGGAAGGGGACCCGCTGGTCTTCGCGACGGTCTCCGGCGCGCATCTGTACGGCTTCCCGTCCCGCGATTCCGACGTCGACCTGCGCGGGGCGCACCTGCTGCCCACCGCGGCACTGGTCGGCCTGCGGGCACCGGACGAGACCCGGTCCTGGACGGCGGACCGGGACGGCGTCGAGGTCGACCTGGTGACGCACGACCTGCGCAAGTTCGCGCGGCTGATGCTGCGCCGCAACGGCTACGTGCTGGAGCAACTGCTCTCCCCGCTGGTGGTGCGGACGAGTGCGGTGCACGAGGAGCTGGTGGCGCTGGCCCCTGCCGTCCTCACCCGCCATCACGCCCACCACTACCGAGGCTTCGCGACCACGCAGTGGCGACTCTTCGAGAAGACCGGTGAGCTGAAGCCGCTGCTCTACACGCTGCGGGTGCTGCTGACCGGCATTCACCTGATGGACGGTGGCGAGGTGCAGGCGCATCTGCCCACGCTGCTCGGGCTGGTGGCCGCGCCCTCGTACGTACCGGAGCTGATCGAGGCCAAGGCGGAGGCGGAGCACGGGCCGGTGGCCGAGCTGGTGGACGTGGCGCGGCTGCGGGAGGACGTGGCGGCGCTGCACGCCCGGCTGGACGCGGCGCAGGCCGCCTCCGCGCTGCCGGACGCCCCCGGCGGCCACGACGCGCTACACGACCTCGTCGTACGGGCCCGCCTCGGCGCAGCGCAGCGCTGA
- a CDS encoding segregation and condensation protein A produces the protein MLTTEEDVPSAEDGAVGDGKFTVRLENFEGPFDLLLQLISKHKMDVTEVALSRVTDEFMAYIRAMGPDWDLDQTTEFLVVAATLLDLKAARLLPVAEVEDEADLALLEARDLLFARLLQYRAYKRIADIFSERLEDEGRRYPRTVGLEPHHAELLPEVAISIGAEGFARLAVKAMQPKARPQVYVDHIHAPLVSVREQAEVLVARLRAVGEAGFAELAEDAPDTLTVVARFLALLELYRERVVELDQEQALGALTVRWTGGAEAEPVVTDEFDREPGPEAPAGEGEEDAG, from the coding sequence ATGCTCACGACCGAAGAAGATGTGCCGTCCGCCGAGGACGGTGCGGTCGGGGACGGGAAGTTCACGGTTCGGCTGGAGAACTTCGAGGGGCCTTTTGACCTGCTGCTTCAGTTGATCTCCAAGCACAAGATGGACGTCACCGAGGTCGCGCTGTCCAGGGTGACGGACGAGTTCATGGCGTACATCCGGGCGATGGGGCCGGACTGGGACCTGGACCAGACCACGGAGTTCCTGGTCGTGGCGGCGACGCTGCTCGATCTGAAGGCGGCGCGGCTGCTGCCGGTGGCCGAGGTGGAGGACGAGGCGGACCTCGCGCTGCTGGAGGCGCGTGACCTGTTGTTCGCGCGGCTGCTGCAGTATCGCGCGTACAAGCGCATCGCGGACATCTTCAGCGAGCGGCTGGAGGACGAGGGGCGCCGTTACCCCCGTACGGTCGGTCTGGAGCCGCACCACGCGGAGCTGCTGCCCGAGGTCGCCATCAGCATCGGAGCCGAGGGGTTCGCGCGGCTCGCGGTGAAGGCGATGCAGCCCAAGGCGCGGCCGCAGGTGTACGTGGACCATATTCACGCGCCGCTGGTGAGCGTCAGGGAGCAGGCGGAAGTGCTGGTGGCGCGGTTGCGTGCGGTGGGGGAGGCCGGGTTCGCGGAGCTGGCGGAGGACGCGCCGGACACGCTCACCGTCGTCGCGCGCTTTCTGGCGCTGCTGGAGCTGTACCGGGAGCGGGTCGTGGAGCTGGACCAGGAGCAGGCGCTGGGGGCGCTGACGGTCCGGTGGACGGGTGGGGCGGAGGCCGAGCCGGTCGTTACGGACGAGTTCGACCGGGAACCCGGGCCGGAGGCTCCGGCGGGTGAGGGTGAGGAGGATGCGGGGTGA
- a CDS encoding pseudouridine synthase codes for MRSSGRNNRDTGRGNYRGAGNKKDEKQQRAGRPRPEERRYDVGEGGPGRGDGGGRGGSGGRGGQSGGGQGGRGGSGGSAGRGGAPERDGERRGRGAAARGGAKGGPRTSPKSGGKPGGKGPQQRGRGQAPARPREYDAQVEERNRARHSKPQIKTPKTFGDQEGERLQKVLARAGMGSRRACEELIDQARVEVNGQIVMEQGVRVDPEKDEVKVDGLTVATQSYLFFALNKPAGVVSTMEDPDGRQCLGDYVTNRETRLFHVGRLDTETEGIILLTNHGELAHRLTHPRYGVKKTYLAAIQGPLPRDLGKQLKDGIQLEDGYARADHFRVVENTGKNYLVEVSLHEGRKHIVRRMLAEAGFPVDKLVRTAFGPIALGDQKSGWLRRMTNTEVGMLMREVEL; via the coding sequence ATGCGAAGCAGCGGCAGGAACAACAGGGACACCGGTAGGGGCAACTACCGGGGTGCGGGCAACAAGAAGGACGAGAAGCAGCAGCGCGCCGGCCGGCCCCGTCCCGAGGAGCGCCGCTACGACGTGGGCGAGGGCGGTCCGGGCCGTGGCGACGGCGGCGGCCGGGGCGGTTCCGGCGGCCGTGGCGGCCAGAGTGGCGGCGGCCAGGGCGGCCGCGGCGGTTCCGGCGGCTCCGCCGGCCGTGGCGGTGCCCCGGAGCGCGACGGCGAGCGCAGGGGCCGCGGTGCGGCCGCGCGCGGCGGCGCCAAGGGTGGTCCCCGTACCAGCCCGAAGAGCGGCGGCAAGCCCGGCGGCAAGGGACCGCAGCAGCGGGGCCGCGGCCAGGCTCCGGCGCGGCCGCGTGAGTACGACGCGCAGGTGGAGGAGCGCAACCGCGCCCGGCACAGCAAGCCGCAGATCAAGACGCCGAAGACCTTCGGTGACCAGGAGGGCGAGCGCCTGCAGAAGGTGCTGGCCCGTGCGGGCATGGGGTCGCGCCGGGCGTGCGAGGAGCTGATCGACCAGGCGCGGGTCGAGGTCAACGGGCAGATCGTCATGGAGCAGGGTGTCCGTGTCGACCCGGAGAAGGACGAGGTCAAGGTGGACGGCCTGACGGTCGCCACGCAGTCGTACCTCTTCTTCGCGCTGAACAAGCCGGCCGGCGTCGTCTCGACGATGGAGGACCCGGACGGGCGCCAGTGCCTGGGCGACTACGTGACCAACCGCGAGACGCGGCTGTTCCACGTGGGCCGGCTGGACACGGAGACCGAGGGCATCATCCTGCTCACCAACCACGGTGAGCTGGCCCACCGGCTGACCCACCCGCGGTACGGCGTGAAGAAGACCTACCTGGCCGCGATCCAGGGCCCGCTCCCGCGTGACCTGGGCAAGCAGCTCAAGGACGGCATCCAACTGGAGGACGGCTACGCGCGCGCCGACCACTTCCGGGTGGTGGAGAACACCGGCAAGAACTACCTGGTCGAGGTGAGCCTGCACGAGGGCCGCAAGCACATCGTGCGCCGGATGCTGGCCGAGGCGGGCTTCCCGGTGGACAAGCTGGTGCGGACGGCGTTCGGGCCGATCGCGCTGGGCGACCAGAAGTCGGGCTGGCTGCGGCGGATGACCAACACCGAGGTCGGCATGCTGATGCGCGAGGTCGAGCTGTAA
- the aroH gene encoding chorismate mutase: MAVRAVRGAVQLERDEAGHMHEQVSALLTAVLERNDLAPDDLISVWFTATPDLHSDFPAVAARLLGITDVPLICAQELDIAGAMPRVVRVLAHVETDRSKAEVAHVYLGAAGALRKDIAQ; this comes from the coding sequence GTGGCGGTACGAGCGGTGCGCGGGGCCGTGCAACTGGAGCGGGACGAGGCCGGGCACATGCACGAGCAGGTGTCCGCGCTGCTGACGGCCGTGCTGGAGCGCAACGACCTGGCCCCGGACGACCTGATCAGCGTGTGGTTCACCGCCACCCCCGACCTGCACAGCGACTTCCCCGCGGTCGCCGCCCGCCTGCTGGGCATCACCGACGTCCCGCTGATCTGCGCGCAGGAGCTGGACATCGCCGGTGCCATGCCGCGCGTGGTGCGCGTCCTCGCGCACGTCGAGACCGACCGCAGCAAGGCCGAGGTCGCGCACGTCTACCTCGGTGCCGCCGGGGCCCTGCGGAAGGACATCGCCCAGTGA
- a CDS encoding ADP-ribosylglycohydrolase family protein produces MASAATGALIGLALGDALGYPTEFQDVRAIEAAYGPWRGMALPDPAYVTDDTQMTIALGRGLRTAMAAAGGGLDAASLLPPVRRNYVEWWRSPDNNRAPGNTCLTACRLLSEDARPWAEASRTGSKGCGANMRVAPVGLVPGLSREQRSGAAQLQSALTHGHPTALAASDLTAYAVHLLTQGVRPDGLTGQLRAYAVESRGVYRADWLGELWRYAQDPSPERFIARGWDDCLGVLDRLEAALRAPDPEADPCLATGAGWIAEEALATGLLCFLLFPAEPLTALRRAACSSGDSDSIACLAGAFAGAHLGAGAWPAEWADRIEYRDQLVGLGKVWDV; encoded by the coding sequence ATGGCGTCCGCCGCGACCGGGGCGCTCATCGGGCTGGCGCTCGGTGACGCGCTCGGGTATCCGACCGAGTTCCAGGACGTACGGGCGATCGAGGCCGCGTACGGCCCGTGGCGGGGGATGGCGCTGCCCGATCCCGCGTACGTCACCGACGACACGCAGATGACGATCGCCCTCGGGCGCGGTCTGCGTACCGCCATGGCGGCCGCGGGCGGCGGCCTGGACGCCGCGAGCCTGCTTCCGCCGGTCCGGCGGAACTACGTCGAGTGGTGGCGTTCGCCGGACAACAACCGGGCGCCCGGTAACACCTGCCTCACCGCGTGCCGGCTCCTCAGCGAGGACGCGCGGCCGTGGGCCGAGGCCAGCCGTACCGGCTCCAAGGGGTGCGGCGCGAACATGCGGGTGGCGCCCGTGGGGCTGGTGCCGGGGCTGAGCCGGGAACAGCGTTCCGGCGCCGCGCAGCTCCAGTCCGCGCTCACGCACGGGCATCCCACCGCGCTCGCCGCCAGCGACCTGACGGCGTACGCCGTGCACCTGCTCACGCAAGGTGTCCGGCCGGACGGGCTGACCGGGCAGCTCCGCGCGTACGCGGTCGAGAGCCGTGGCGTCTACAGGGCCGACTGGCTCGGTGAGCTGTGGCGGTACGCCCAGGACCCGTCGCCGGAGCGCTTCATCGCGCGCGGCTGGGACGACTGCCTAGGCGTGCTGGACCGGCTGGAGGCGGCACTGCGCGCGCCCGACCCGGAGGCCGACCCCTGCCTGGCCACCGGCGCCGGCTGGATCGCCGAAGAGGCGCTCGCCACCGGTCTGTTGTGCTTCCTGCTCTTCCCCGCCGAGCCGCTGACCGCGCTCCGCCGGGCCGCCTGCTCCTCCGGCGACTCCGACTCGATCGCCTGCCTCGCCGGTGCCTTCGCCGGTGCCCACCTGGGCGCCGGGGCGTGGCCCGCGGAGTGGGCGGACCGGATCGAGTACCGCGACCAGTTGGTGGGCCTGGGGAAGGTGTGGGATGTGTGA
- a CDS encoding DNA polymerase beta superfamily protein — protein sequence MPTSAAGHALVTGHTVYACVMGSRAFGLATGASDTDRRGVYLAPTPLFWRFEKPPTHVDGPREEEFSWELERFCELALRANPNILECLHSPLVEHADATGRELLALRGAFLSRHVHRTFTGYAAGQLKKLEADVRQHGAPRWKHAMHLLRLLRSARDLLRTGVLTLDVGEAREELLAVRRGEVPWAEVERRMAALTEQAAAAEPGSPLPPEPDRRRVEDFLYRARRDSALRCAEAGPYDEVV from the coding sequence ATGCCGACCTCCGCCGCAGGCCACGCCCTGGTCACCGGACACACCGTCTACGCCTGCGTCATGGGCTCGCGCGCCTTCGGGCTGGCCACCGGCGCCAGCGACACCGACCGGCGCGGGGTCTACCTCGCGCCCACCCCGCTGTTCTGGCGTTTCGAGAAGCCGCCGACGCATGTGGACGGGCCGCGCGAGGAGGAGTTCTCCTGGGAGCTGGAGCGTTTCTGCGAGCTGGCGCTGCGCGCCAACCCGAACATCCTGGAGTGCCTCCACTCCCCCCTCGTCGAACACGCCGACGCCACCGGCCGCGAACTCCTCGCGCTGCGCGGCGCCTTCCTCTCCCGCCACGTGCACCGCACCTTCACCGGCTACGCGGCCGGCCAGCTCAAGAAGCTGGAGGCGGACGTACGGCAGCACGGCGCGCCCCGTTGGAAGCACGCGATGCACCTGCTGCGGCTGCTGCGTTCCGCCCGTGACCTGCTGCGTACGGGCGTCCTGACGCTGGACGTCGGCGAGGCGCGCGAGGAACTGCTCGCCGTCCGGCGCGGTGAGGTGCCCTGGGCCGAGGTGGAGCGCCGGATGGCCGCCCTGACCGAGCAGGCCGCGGCGGCCGAGCCCGGCTCCCCGCTGCCGCCCGAGCCCGACCGCCGCCGCGTCGAGGACTTCCTGTACCGCGCCCGGCGGGACTCAGCGCTGCGCTGCGCCGAGGCGGGCCCGTACGACGAGGTCGTGTAG
- the scpB gene encoding SMC-Scp complex subunit ScpB produces MSDVEEAQGAPAGALGVAELELRPALEAVLMVVDEPATEEHLARVLERPRREVALALRELSEDYTRQGRGFDLRLVAGGWRFYSRGAYADAVESFVLDGQQARLTQAALETLAVVAYRQPVSRSRVSAVRGVNCDGVMRTLLQRGLVEETGTEPETGAILYRTTNYFLERMGLRGLDELPELAPFLPEAEAVEGDSREGVPSFDVDDSGDSQTDH; encoded by the coding sequence GTGAGTGACGTGGAGGAGGCGCAGGGCGCCCCGGCAGGGGCGCTCGGTGTGGCGGAGCTGGAGTTGCGGCCGGCGCTGGAGGCGGTGCTGATGGTCGTGGACGAGCCCGCGACCGAGGAACACCTGGCCAGGGTGCTGGAGCGGCCCCGCCGGGAGGTCGCGCTGGCGTTGCGGGAGCTGTCGGAGGACTACACGCGGCAGGGGCGCGGATTCGACCTGCGTCTGGTGGCGGGGGGCTGGCGGTTCTACAGCCGGGGCGCGTACGCGGACGCCGTGGAGAGCTTTGTGCTGGACGGGCAGCAGGCCCGGCTTACGCAGGCCGCCTTGGAGACTCTGGCCGTGGTCGCGTACCGTCAGCCGGTCAGCCGTTCTCGGGTCTCGGCCGTTCGCGGGGTGAACTGTGACGGTGTGATGCGCACCCTTCTCCAGCGCGGTCTGGTGGAGGAGACGGGGACGGAACCTGAAACAGGTGCGATCCTGTACAGGACGACGAACTACTTTCTGGAGCGGATGGGCCTGCGCGGCCTGGACGAGCTCCCGGAGCTCGCTCCCTTCCTCCCGGAGGCGGAGGCGGTCGAGGGCGATTCCCGGGAAGGTGTTCCGTCGTTCGACGTAGACGACAGCGGCGACTCTCAGACGGATCATTGA
- a CDS encoding YidB family protein has translation MTGSPDLGRATGGLPGGGQGGAAGNLVGSLLGALGGTGPGGHGGPVPGAGPGGHGGGIQTVLGKLLQGELGRQAHSWVGHGVNEPVTPEQVAQALPHETLRRIAEEHGVSAQEAARQLAHTLPQAVDRLTPDGRIPQDPAFEDLVARGYRTAGRS, from the coding sequence ATGACGGGATCACCAGACCTCGGGAGAGCGACGGGCGGACTGCCCGGTGGCGGCCAGGGCGGCGCGGCAGGAAACCTCGTCGGATCGCTGCTCGGAGCGCTCGGCGGCACCGGACCCGGCGGGCACGGCGGCCCCGTGCCCGGCGCCGGTCCGGGCGGCCATGGCGGCGGCATACAGACCGTGCTCGGCAAGCTCCTCCAAGGGGAGCTGGGACGGCAGGCGCACTCCTGGGTGGGACACGGCGTCAACGAACCGGTCACTCCCGAGCAGGTCGCCCAGGCGCTGCCCCACGAGACCCTGCGGCGGATCGCCGAGGAGCACGGCGTCAGCGCCCAGGAGGCGGCCCGGCAGCTCGCGCACACGCTGCCGCAGGCCGTGGACCGGCTGACCCCCGACGGCCGGATACCGCAGGACCCGGCGTTCGAGGATCTTGTCGCCCGGGGGTACCGGACCGCCGGGCGGAGTTAG